From a single Paraburkholderia edwinii genomic region:
- a CDS encoding ACT domain-containing protein, which translates to MRAQSTTKPLPGSRDLQHLLGSITPVLSPTRYTYCTVPLDEGDPVIESQAVATFLEVEGKTLVVEFEAAVTAGLEAVGEWAMLTMKVHSSLDAVGFIAAIASALAEQRISANVMSGFFHDHVFVQWSRRHDAIAVLEALIARYRSVPGR; encoded by the coding sequence ATGAGAGCTCAATCCACCACCAAACCGCTGCCGGGCTCACGAGACCTGCAACATCTGCTCGGTAGCATCACGCCGGTACTCAGTCCGACGCGGTACACATACTGCACCGTCCCGCTTGATGAGGGCGATCCCGTCATAGAATCACAAGCTGTGGCGACTTTTCTCGAGGTAGAGGGCAAGACGCTGGTTGTCGAATTCGAAGCAGCCGTCACTGCCGGGCTCGAAGCAGTCGGGGAATGGGCCATGCTGACCATGAAGGTCCATTCTTCGTTAGATGCAGTTGGTTTTATCGCGGCGATCGCATCGGCCTTGGCGGAGCAGCGCATAAGCGCCAACGTGATGTCCGGCTTTTTTCACGACCACGTGTTTGTGCAATGGTCGAGGCGACATGACGCAATCGCGGTGCTCGAGGCGCTCATTGCCAGATATCGGTCAGTCCCAGGTCGATAG
- a CDS encoding alpha/beta hydrolase, whose protein sequence is MSDKVSNVILVHGAWADGSSWGSVVWSLKSTGLNVVAAPLPLTTFADDVAAVERVLARVDGPTVLVGHAYAGAVIGEAKSKKVKALVYVAALAPDEGETVADVFGRGTPHPQAPQLAPDANGLMWLPHEAFENAFAQNATPETRELVAAAQRPIAIPCITTPVGRPNWKDVPTWYLLAEQDRMIVKETQAFMSARMNATVVSAAVDHLPTLTAPKVVVDTILKAVNAGG, encoded by the coding sequence ATGTCTGACAAAGTTTCAAACGTCATTCTGGTTCACGGAGCATGGGCCGATGGCTCGAGTTGGGGCAGTGTCGTCTGGTCGTTGAAGTCGACCGGGCTTAACGTCGTCGCCGCACCGCTTCCGCTCACCACGTTCGCCGACGACGTCGCTGCGGTCGAACGCGTGCTGGCACGTGTAGACGGTCCTACGGTTCTGGTCGGCCACGCTTACGCAGGCGCGGTCATTGGCGAGGCGAAGAGCAAAAAGGTGAAGGCGCTGGTCTACGTTGCCGCTCTCGCACCGGACGAGGGTGAAACCGTCGCCGATGTTTTCGGTCGCGGGACGCCGCATCCTCAGGCGCCCCAACTCGCCCCGGATGCCAACGGACTGATGTGGCTGCCCCACGAGGCGTTCGAGAACGCGTTCGCTCAAAACGCAACGCCGGAAACGCGCGAACTGGTAGCCGCGGCCCAGCGTCCGATCGCGATCCCATGTATCACGACGCCGGTCGGCCGCCCGAACTGGAAAGATGTCCCAACGTGGTACTTGCTGGCGGAGCAGGACCGGATGATCGTCAAGGAAACCCAGGCGTTTATGTCCGCGCGCATGAACGCAACGGTTGTATCGGCTGCAGTTGACCATCTGCCGACCTTGACGGCGCCAAAGGTTGTTGTTGATACGATCCTTAAGGCGGTGAACGCGGGCGGGTAA